The proteins below are encoded in one region of Pleuronectes platessa chromosome 12, fPlePla1.1, whole genome shotgun sequence:
- the ablim1a gene encoding actin-binding LIM protein 1a isoform X4 gives MGERNTERNQPGYDGLCNYAQKITSCFGLDVAHAQDTHHHSTEKPLIQCYKCGEPCKGEVLRVQNKHFHLKCFTCKVCGCDLAQGGFFMKNGDYLCTLDYQRMHGTRCNGCGDFVEGEVVTALGKTYHPACFVCTICKRPFPAGDRVTFNGKDCLCQYCVEPMSPGPKDILGSSNCAGCGRDIKNGQALLALDRQWHLGCFKCKACSKVLTGEYISKDGAPYCEKDYQIHFGVQCEACHQFITGKVLEAGDKHYHPSCARCSRCNQMFTEGEEMYLQGSTVWHPGCKNTTRTEERHRERPTRSSSESICSRPGSSIPGSPGHTIYAKVDNEILDYRDLAAIPKVKAIYDIERPDLITYEPMYSTSLDEREERRESVGELHIARRERSPLPDDKFSRNMSPTPPPEGSYDRRERILQRSTSQGSIGSPVYNRHGYTPTLSRSPQHFHRPEALTGMQKLCSSLCSNSVGSRNSDSRPTSPFRHHFLPHSQGTDPPSGRSSPLPLRPDSRPITPPLSLTPKHFHLPDQGINIYRKPPIYKQHDTAAIVLQSKSADDIIRSATFPAAHAPSLDDSSRSEGVRWPYSLTVLAPIDSEGRRRSREDDEEEALKRKQLQEEHLNKIQSGLGKLILKEEKEKEQIRERHARSLSAQRYDPKQSNCDADPTSPTKTNSLPGYGRNGLHRPQSTDFTQYSSYSDMYGGGKEFQHIKDGRAALARMDRGVSMPNMLEPKVYPYEMLLITSRGRAKLPRDVDRTRLERHLAPDTFFDIFGMEIQEFDRLPLWKRNDMKKKAKLF, from the exons ATGGGGGAGAGGAATACGGAGAGGAATCAGCCCGGCTACGATGGGCTCTGCAACTACGCCCAAAAAATCACCTCCTGCTTCGGACTGGATG TGGCTCATGCGCAGGACACACACCACCACTCCACAGAGAAGCCCCTGATTCAGTGCTACAAGTGTGGGGAGCCATGCAAGGGTGAGGTGCTGCGGGTGCAGAACAAGCACTTCCACCTCAAGTGCTTCACCTGTAAAG TGTGTGGCTGTGACCTTGCCCAGGGGGGCTTCTTCATGAAGAATGGAGACTATCTGTGCACGCTGGACTACCAACGCATGCATGGCACCCGCTGCAATGGCTGTGGGGACTTCGTGGAGGGGGAAGTGGTCACCGCCCTGGGGAAGACCTATCACCCTGCCTGCTTCGTCTGCACCATCTGCAA GCGACCGTTCCCTGCTGGGGACAGGGTGACCTTTAATGGGAAGGATTGTCTGTGTCAGTACTGTGTCGAGCCCATGTCTCCAGGACCAAAGGACATCcttggctccagca ATTGTGCAGGATGCGGTCGAGACATTAAGAACGGACAGGCCCTCCTGGCGCTGGACAGACAGTGGCATCTGGGCTGCTTTAAGTGTAAGGCCTGCAGCAAAGTGCTCACCGGGGAGTACATCAGCAA GGATGGCGCCCCCTACTGTGAGAAGGATTACCAGATCCATTTTGGAGTTCAGTGTGAGGCGTGTCATCAGTTCATCACAGGGAAAGTGCTGGAG GCAGGAGACAAGCACTACCACCCCAGCTGTGCGAGATGCAGCAGGTGCAACCAGATGTtcacagagggagaagagatGTATCTGCAAG gatCCACAGTTTGGCATCCCGGCTGCAAGAACACGACcagaacagaggagagacacagggagcgg CCGACGAGGTCGTCATCTGAGAGTATTTGTTCCAGACCTGGTTCAAGCATACCTGGCTCACCGGGTCACACGATCTAT GCAAAAGTAGACAATGAGATCCTTGATTACAGAGACCTAGCTGCTATTCCAAAAGTCAAAGCCATTTATGACATTGAGCGTCCTGACCTTATTACCTATGAGCCTATGTACAGCACCTCCCTGGATGAGCGAGAGGAGAGACGAGAGAGTGTGGGAGAG CTCCACATTGCCAGGAGGGAACGCTCCCCGCTGCCCGATGACAAG TTCTCAAGGAACATGTCGCCAACTCCACCTCCTGAG ggctcCTACGACAGGAGGGAACGTATCCTCCAAAGGTCGACAAGTCAGGGCTCCATAGGATCACCAGTTTATAATCGCCATGGTTACACCCCAACCTTGTCACGGTCCCCGCAGCATTTTCACAGGCCAG AGGCTCTGACAGGCATGCAGAAGCTCTGCTCCTCCCTGTGCAGTAACAGTGTGGGCTCCAGAAATAGTGACTCCCGCCCCACCTCCCCTTTCAGACACCACTTCCTCCCCCATAGCCAAG GCACTGACCCGCCAAGTGGCCGGAGCTCCCCACTCCCGCTCAGGCCCGACAGCCGGCCGATCACTccgcctctctctctgaccCCTAAACATTTCCACCTCCCAG ATCAGGGGATCAACATCTACAGAAAACCACCCATTTACAAACAGCACG ATACAGCTGCCATAGTCCTTCAAAGCAAGTcggctgatgacatcatcagatcCGCCACCTTCCCCGCGGCCCATGCTCCTTCTCTGGATGACAGCTCGCGGAGTGAGGGCGTCCGTTGGCCCTACTCTCTCACTGTGTTAG CACCCATAGATTCAGAAGGGAGGCGACGATCCAGAGAAGACGATGAAGAAGAGGCCTTGAAAAGAAAGCAGCTCCAGGAGGAACATCTCAACAAG ATTCAGTCTGGTTTAGGAAAGCTCAttctgaaggaggagaaggaaaaagaacAGATCAGGGAGCGTCACGCACgaagtctctccgctcagcgcTATGACCCTAAACAGAGCAACTGTGACGCAG atcCAACTTCACCAACAAAAACTAACTCTTTGCCGGGCTATGGAAGGAATGGGCTACACCGG CCCCAGTCCACGGACTTCACCCAGTACAGCAGCTACAGCGACATGTATGGGGGAGGCAAAG AGTTTCAG CACATTAAGGATGGCCGTGCAGCACTTGCAAGGATGGACAGGGGAGTTTCTATGCCTAATATGTTGGAACCAAAA GTGTACCCATATGAAATGCTCTTGATAACCAGTAGAGGGAGAGCTAAACTGCCCAGGGATGTGGACAGAACCAGACTTGAG CGCCACTTAGCGCCCGACACGTTCTTTGACATCTTTGGAATGGAGATCCAGGAGTTTGACAGGCTTCCCCTGTGGAAACGCAACGACATGAAAAAGAAGGCCAAGCTCTTCTAG
- the ablim1a gene encoding actin-binding LIM protein 1a isoform X3 → MGERNTERNQPGYDGLCNYAQKITSCFGLDVAHAQDTHHHSTEKPLIQCYKCGEPCKGEVLRVQNKHFHLKCFTCKVCGCDLAQGGFFMKNGDYLCTLDYQRMHGTRCNGCGDFVEGEVVTALGKTYHPACFVCTICKRPFPAGDRVTFNGKDCLCQYCVEPMSPGPKDILGSSNCAGCGRDIKNGQALLALDRQWHLGCFKCKACSKVLTGEYISKDGAPYCEKDYQIHFGVQCEACHQFITGKVLEAGDKHYHPSCARCSRCNQMFTEGEEMYLQGSTVWHPGCKNTTRTEERHRERPTRSSSESICSRPGSSIPGSPGHTIYAKVDNEILDYRDLAAIPKVKAIYDIERPDLITYEPMYSTSLDEREERRESVGELHIARRERSPLPDDKFSRNMSPTPPPEGSYDRRERILQRSTSQGSIGSPVYNRHGYTPTLSRSPQHFHRPDQGINIYRKPPIYKQHAPIDSEGRRRSREDDEEEALKRKQLQEEHLNKIQSGLGKLILKEEKEKEQIRERHARSLSAQRYDPKQSNCDADPTSPTKTNSLPGYGRNGLHRPQSTDFTQYSSYSDMYGGGKEFQVCLSSAFSHGMLPPLASYICLLLGCKRYFALNAHRQLLLLACVTV, encoded by the exons ATGGGGGAGAGGAATACGGAGAGGAATCAGCCCGGCTACGATGGGCTCTGCAACTACGCCCAAAAAATCACCTCCTGCTTCGGACTGGATG TGGCTCATGCGCAGGACACACACCACCACTCCACAGAGAAGCCCCTGATTCAGTGCTACAAGTGTGGGGAGCCATGCAAGGGTGAGGTGCTGCGGGTGCAGAACAAGCACTTCCACCTCAAGTGCTTCACCTGTAAAG TGTGTGGCTGTGACCTTGCCCAGGGGGGCTTCTTCATGAAGAATGGAGACTATCTGTGCACGCTGGACTACCAACGCATGCATGGCACCCGCTGCAATGGCTGTGGGGACTTCGTGGAGGGGGAAGTGGTCACCGCCCTGGGGAAGACCTATCACCCTGCCTGCTTCGTCTGCACCATCTGCAA GCGACCGTTCCCTGCTGGGGACAGGGTGACCTTTAATGGGAAGGATTGTCTGTGTCAGTACTGTGTCGAGCCCATGTCTCCAGGACCAAAGGACATCcttggctccagca ATTGTGCAGGATGCGGTCGAGACATTAAGAACGGACAGGCCCTCCTGGCGCTGGACAGACAGTGGCATCTGGGCTGCTTTAAGTGTAAGGCCTGCAGCAAAGTGCTCACCGGGGAGTACATCAGCAA GGATGGCGCCCCCTACTGTGAGAAGGATTACCAGATCCATTTTGGAGTTCAGTGTGAGGCGTGTCATCAGTTCATCACAGGGAAAGTGCTGGAG GCAGGAGACAAGCACTACCACCCCAGCTGTGCGAGATGCAGCAGGTGCAACCAGATGTtcacagagggagaagagatGTATCTGCAAG gatCCACAGTTTGGCATCCCGGCTGCAAGAACACGACcagaacagaggagagacacagggagcgg CCGACGAGGTCGTCATCTGAGAGTATTTGTTCCAGACCTGGTTCAAGCATACCTGGCTCACCGGGTCACACGATCTAT GCAAAAGTAGACAATGAGATCCTTGATTACAGAGACCTAGCTGCTATTCCAAAAGTCAAAGCCATTTATGACATTGAGCGTCCTGACCTTATTACCTATGAGCCTATGTACAGCACCTCCCTGGATGAGCGAGAGGAGAGACGAGAGAGTGTGGGAGAG CTCCACATTGCCAGGAGGGAACGCTCCCCGCTGCCCGATGACAAG TTCTCAAGGAACATGTCGCCAACTCCACCTCCTGAG ggctcCTACGACAGGAGGGAACGTATCCTCCAAAGGTCGACAAGTCAGGGCTCCATAGGATCACCAGTTTATAATCGCCATGGTTACACCCCAACCTTGTCACGGTCCCCGCAGCATTTTCACAGGCCAG ATCAGGGGATCAACATCTACAGAAAACCACCCATTTACAAACAGCACG CACCCATAGATTCAGAAGGGAGGCGACGATCCAGAGAAGACGATGAAGAAGAGGCCTTGAAAAGAAAGCAGCTCCAGGAGGAACATCTCAACAAG ATTCAGTCTGGTTTAGGAAAGCTCAttctgaaggaggagaaggaaaaagaacAGATCAGGGAGCGTCACGCACgaagtctctccgctcagcgcTATGACCCTAAACAGAGCAACTGTGACGCAG atcCAACTTCACCAACAAAAACTAACTCTTTGCCGGGCTATGGAAGGAATGGGCTACACCGG CCCCAGTCCACGGACTTCACCCAGTACAGCAGCTACAGCGACATGTATGGGGGAGGCAAAG AGTTTCAGGTATGTCTCTCATCTGCTTTCTCACATGGCATGCTCCCTCCCCTTGCATCATATATTTGCTTGCTCCTTGGTTGCAAGAGATATTTTGCCCTGAATGCACACAGGCAACTCCTGCTACTTGCTTGCGTCACTGTTTGA
- the ablim1a gene encoding actin-binding LIM protein 1a isoform X1, with protein MVMVKEKVAHAQDTHHHSTEKPLIQCYKCGEPCKGEVLRVQNKHFHLKCFTCKVCGCDLAQGGFFMKNGDYLCTLDYQRMHGTRCNGCGDFVEGEVVTALGKTYHPACFVCTICKRPFPAGDRVTFNGKDCLCQYCVEPMSPGPKDILGSSNCAGCGRDIKNGQALLALDRQWHLGCFKCKACSKVLTGEYISKDGAPYCEKDYQIHFGVQCEACHQFITGKVLEAGDKHYHPSCARCSRCNQMFTEGEEMYLQGSTVWHPGCKNTTRTEERHRERPTRSSSESICSRPGSSIPGSPGHTIYAKVDNEILDYRDLAAIPKVKAIYDIERPDLITYEPMYSTSLDEREERRESVGELHIARRERSPLPDDKFSRNMSPTPPPEGSYDRRERILQRSTSQGSIGSPVYNRHGYTPTLSRSPQHFHRPDQGINIYRKPPIYKQHDTAAIVLQSKSADDIIRSATFPAAHAPSLDDSSRSEGVRWPYSLTVLAPIDSEGRRRSREDDEEEALKRKQLQEEHLNKIQSGLGKLILKEEKEKEQIRERHARSLSAQRYDPKQSNCDADPTSPTKTNSLPGYGRNGLHRPQSTDFTQYSSYSDMYGGGKEFQVCLSSAFSHGMLPPLASYICLLLGCKRYFALNAHRQLLLLACVTV; from the exons ATGGTCATGGTCAAAGAAAAAG TGGCTCATGCGCAGGACACACACCACCACTCCACAGAGAAGCCCCTGATTCAGTGCTACAAGTGTGGGGAGCCATGCAAGGGTGAGGTGCTGCGGGTGCAGAACAAGCACTTCCACCTCAAGTGCTTCACCTGTAAAG TGTGTGGCTGTGACCTTGCCCAGGGGGGCTTCTTCATGAAGAATGGAGACTATCTGTGCACGCTGGACTACCAACGCATGCATGGCACCCGCTGCAATGGCTGTGGGGACTTCGTGGAGGGGGAAGTGGTCACCGCCCTGGGGAAGACCTATCACCCTGCCTGCTTCGTCTGCACCATCTGCAA GCGACCGTTCCCTGCTGGGGACAGGGTGACCTTTAATGGGAAGGATTGTCTGTGTCAGTACTGTGTCGAGCCCATGTCTCCAGGACCAAAGGACATCcttggctccagca ATTGTGCAGGATGCGGTCGAGACATTAAGAACGGACAGGCCCTCCTGGCGCTGGACAGACAGTGGCATCTGGGCTGCTTTAAGTGTAAGGCCTGCAGCAAAGTGCTCACCGGGGAGTACATCAGCAA GGATGGCGCCCCCTACTGTGAGAAGGATTACCAGATCCATTTTGGAGTTCAGTGTGAGGCGTGTCATCAGTTCATCACAGGGAAAGTGCTGGAG GCAGGAGACAAGCACTACCACCCCAGCTGTGCGAGATGCAGCAGGTGCAACCAGATGTtcacagagggagaagagatGTATCTGCAAG gatCCACAGTTTGGCATCCCGGCTGCAAGAACACGACcagaacagaggagagacacagggagcgg CCGACGAGGTCGTCATCTGAGAGTATTTGTTCCAGACCTGGTTCAAGCATACCTGGCTCACCGGGTCACACGATCTAT GCAAAAGTAGACAATGAGATCCTTGATTACAGAGACCTAGCTGCTATTCCAAAAGTCAAAGCCATTTATGACATTGAGCGTCCTGACCTTATTACCTATGAGCCTATGTACAGCACCTCCCTGGATGAGCGAGAGGAGAGACGAGAGAGTGTGGGAGAG CTCCACATTGCCAGGAGGGAACGCTCCCCGCTGCCCGATGACAAG TTCTCAAGGAACATGTCGCCAACTCCACCTCCTGAG ggctcCTACGACAGGAGGGAACGTATCCTCCAAAGGTCGACAAGTCAGGGCTCCATAGGATCACCAGTTTATAATCGCCATGGTTACACCCCAACCTTGTCACGGTCCCCGCAGCATTTTCACAGGCCAG ATCAGGGGATCAACATCTACAGAAAACCACCCATTTACAAACAGCACG ATACAGCTGCCATAGTCCTTCAAAGCAAGTcggctgatgacatcatcagatcCGCCACCTTCCCCGCGGCCCATGCTCCTTCTCTGGATGACAGCTCGCGGAGTGAGGGCGTCCGTTGGCCCTACTCTCTCACTGTGTTAG CACCCATAGATTCAGAAGGGAGGCGACGATCCAGAGAAGACGATGAAGAAGAGGCCTTGAAAAGAAAGCAGCTCCAGGAGGAACATCTCAACAAG ATTCAGTCTGGTTTAGGAAAGCTCAttctgaaggaggagaaggaaaaagaacAGATCAGGGAGCGTCACGCACgaagtctctccgctcagcgcTATGACCCTAAACAGAGCAACTGTGACGCAG atcCAACTTCACCAACAAAAACTAACTCTTTGCCGGGCTATGGAAGGAATGGGCTACACCGG CCCCAGTCCACGGACTTCACCCAGTACAGCAGCTACAGCGACATGTATGGGGGAGGCAAAG AGTTTCAGGTATGTCTCTCATCTGCTTTCTCACATGGCATGCTCCCTCCCCTTGCATCATATATTTGCTTGCTCCTTGGTTGCAAGAGATATTTTGCCCTGAATGCACACAGGCAACTCCTGCTACTTGCTTGCGTCACTGTTTGA
- the ablim1a gene encoding actin-binding LIM protein 1a isoform X2 has product MSAARVAHAQDTHHHSTEKPLIQCYKCGEPCKGEVLRVQNKHFHLKCFTCKVCGCDLAQGGFFMKNGDYLCTLDYQRMHGTRCNGCGDFVEGEVVTALGKTYHPACFVCTICKRPFPAGDRVTFNGKDCLCQYCVEPMSPGPKDILGSSNCAGCGRDIKNGQALLALDRQWHLGCFKCKACSKVLTGEYISKDGAPYCEKDYQIHFGVQCEACHQFITGKVLEAGDKHYHPSCARCSRCNQMFTEGEEMYLQGSTVWHPGCKNTTRTEERHRERPTRSSSESICSRPGSSIPGSPGHTIYAKVDNEILDYRDLAAIPKVKAIYDIERPDLITYEPMYSTSLDEREERRESVGELHIARRERSPLPDDKFSRNMSPTPPPEGSYDRRERILQRSTSQGSIGSPVYNRHGYTPTLSRSPQHFHRPDQGINIYRKPPIYKQHDTAAIVLQSKSADDIIRSATFPAAHAPSLDDSSRSEGVRWPYSLTVLAPIDSEGRRRSREDDEEEALKRKQLQEEHLNKIQSGLGKLILKEEKEKEQIRERHARSLSAQRYDPKQSNCDADPTSPTKTNSLPGYGRNGLHRPQSTDFTQYSSYSDMYGGGKEFQVCLSSAFSHGMLPPLASYICLLLGCKRYFALNAHRQLLLLACVTV; this is encoded by the exons TGGCTCATGCGCAGGACACACACCACCACTCCACAGAGAAGCCCCTGATTCAGTGCTACAAGTGTGGGGAGCCATGCAAGGGTGAGGTGCTGCGGGTGCAGAACAAGCACTTCCACCTCAAGTGCTTCACCTGTAAAG TGTGTGGCTGTGACCTTGCCCAGGGGGGCTTCTTCATGAAGAATGGAGACTATCTGTGCACGCTGGACTACCAACGCATGCATGGCACCCGCTGCAATGGCTGTGGGGACTTCGTGGAGGGGGAAGTGGTCACCGCCCTGGGGAAGACCTATCACCCTGCCTGCTTCGTCTGCACCATCTGCAA GCGACCGTTCCCTGCTGGGGACAGGGTGACCTTTAATGGGAAGGATTGTCTGTGTCAGTACTGTGTCGAGCCCATGTCTCCAGGACCAAAGGACATCcttggctccagca ATTGTGCAGGATGCGGTCGAGACATTAAGAACGGACAGGCCCTCCTGGCGCTGGACAGACAGTGGCATCTGGGCTGCTTTAAGTGTAAGGCCTGCAGCAAAGTGCTCACCGGGGAGTACATCAGCAA GGATGGCGCCCCCTACTGTGAGAAGGATTACCAGATCCATTTTGGAGTTCAGTGTGAGGCGTGTCATCAGTTCATCACAGGGAAAGTGCTGGAG GCAGGAGACAAGCACTACCACCCCAGCTGTGCGAGATGCAGCAGGTGCAACCAGATGTtcacagagggagaagagatGTATCTGCAAG gatCCACAGTTTGGCATCCCGGCTGCAAGAACACGACcagaacagaggagagacacagggagcgg CCGACGAGGTCGTCATCTGAGAGTATTTGTTCCAGACCTGGTTCAAGCATACCTGGCTCACCGGGTCACACGATCTAT GCAAAAGTAGACAATGAGATCCTTGATTACAGAGACCTAGCTGCTATTCCAAAAGTCAAAGCCATTTATGACATTGAGCGTCCTGACCTTATTACCTATGAGCCTATGTACAGCACCTCCCTGGATGAGCGAGAGGAGAGACGAGAGAGTGTGGGAGAG CTCCACATTGCCAGGAGGGAACGCTCCCCGCTGCCCGATGACAAG TTCTCAAGGAACATGTCGCCAACTCCACCTCCTGAG ggctcCTACGACAGGAGGGAACGTATCCTCCAAAGGTCGACAAGTCAGGGCTCCATAGGATCACCAGTTTATAATCGCCATGGTTACACCCCAACCTTGTCACGGTCCCCGCAGCATTTTCACAGGCCAG ATCAGGGGATCAACATCTACAGAAAACCACCCATTTACAAACAGCACG ATACAGCTGCCATAGTCCTTCAAAGCAAGTcggctgatgacatcatcagatcCGCCACCTTCCCCGCGGCCCATGCTCCTTCTCTGGATGACAGCTCGCGGAGTGAGGGCGTCCGTTGGCCCTACTCTCTCACTGTGTTAG CACCCATAGATTCAGAAGGGAGGCGACGATCCAGAGAAGACGATGAAGAAGAGGCCTTGAAAAGAAAGCAGCTCCAGGAGGAACATCTCAACAAG ATTCAGTCTGGTTTAGGAAAGCTCAttctgaaggaggagaaggaaaaagaacAGATCAGGGAGCGTCACGCACgaagtctctccgctcagcgcTATGACCCTAAACAGAGCAACTGTGACGCAG atcCAACTTCACCAACAAAAACTAACTCTTTGCCGGGCTATGGAAGGAATGGGCTACACCGG CCCCAGTCCACGGACTTCACCCAGTACAGCAGCTACAGCGACATGTATGGGGGAGGCAAAG AGTTTCAGGTATGTCTCTCATCTGCTTTCTCACATGGCATGCTCCCTCCCCTTGCATCATATATTTGCTTGCTCCTTGGTTGCAAGAGATATTTTGCCCTGAATGCACACAGGCAACTCCTGCTACTTGCTTGCGTCACTGTTTGA